One Candidatus Bathyarchaeia archaeon genomic region harbors:
- a CDS encoding winged helix-turn-helix domain-containing protein: MYACSTFNWLFGKMLLSGFKYRDRTSIISDIFDSINSDPKGKTKTRIMRDANLSLDQVNKYLHHLVVSGAIRATSPVESQELARYRLTSRGFLMARDAAKWRYALAHPPRRM; the protein is encoded by the coding sequence ATGTACGCCTGCTCAACTTTTAACTGGCTCTTTGGAAAGATGCTTCTCTCAGGCTTCAAGTATCGGGATAGAACCAGCATTATCAGCGATATTTTTGATTCGATAAACAGTGACCCTAAAGGAAAAACTAAAACCCGCATCATGCGAGACGCCAACCTAAGCCTTGACCAAGTAAACAAGTATCTGCACCATTTGGTGGTTTCTGGTGCCATTAGAGCCACAAGCCCCGTGGAGAGCCAAGAGTTGGCGAGATACAGGCTGACGTCGAGAGGGTTCTTGATGGCTAGGGATGCTGCAAAGTGGCGTTACGCTCTGGCTCATCCGCCCCGAAGAATGTAA
- a CDS encoding TIR domain-containing protein gives MVRRVFFSFHYERDIWRVSQVRNSWVTKPDIEEAGYIDKAGWESLEREGEEAIKRWIMRQLDGTSVTVVLIGGETSKRRWVGYEIDQSSRKGNGMLGIYIHNVKDQNSLTDTKGSNPFDNRYIEQNGQKTYLSQLYPTYDWVNDNGYDNFGDWVEKAAQKAGR, from the coding sequence ATGGTTAGAAGAGTTTTCTTCAGTTTTCATTATGAGAGAGACATTTGGAGAGTTAGTCAGGTCAGAAATAGCTGGGTAACCAAACCCGACATAGAAGAAGCTGGTTATATCGATAAAGCTGGTTGGGAAAGCCTAGAGAGAGAAGGAGAAGAAGCAATAAAACGTTGGATTATGAGACAGTTAGACGGTACTTCGGTTACTGTGGTTCTGATAGGAGGAGAGACATCCAAAAGACGATGGGTGGGTTATGAAATAGACCAGAGTTCTCGCAAAGGAAATGGGATGCTTGGAATATACATTCACAACGTAAAAGACCAGAATAGTCTCACAGACACTAAGGGTAGCAATCCATTCGATAATCGGTATATAGAACAGAATGGTCAGAAAACATACTTGTCACAATTGTATCCAACATATGATTGGGTCAATGATAATGGCTATGATAACTTTGGTGATTGGGTAGAGAAAGCTGCTCAAAAGGCTGGAAGATAG
- a CDS encoding DEAD/DEAH box helicase family protein yields MGEKRTREKYIDPEISKRKWIPKYVEEEVNSVKSDFVDKKLVFYDGHPEKGVDRFIDYVLLDEDYSVLAIIEAKDFSKNEEKGRIQARTYAKDIEKQTTKKVPIFLTNGKIWRFIDEDGIERKVSGVFSQEDLRRRGDLYGKKRNPSDAKFESRIIDRSKNRYLVQKLSEHFSEGHRKALVEMATGTGKTRVAMAIIDRLINSNMVRNALFIADRTALVNQAESSGFQQFFTEPVVDLRKGFSTTGRLYVSTVQTLMSGKPRLAEQFSPGFFDIIVFDEAHRSYYDKNNFIDEYFDAIKIGLTATPREHETKNTYDLFGCEQGKPTVEYSYDEAIIDKILVPYKAEIIDTERLSLGIKGSTLTEALKDQLRRQEVNPEQAEYAGSDFDRVFMDDKTNEVIIREFMNSCYKSDEGKPCKSIFFCASQRHAQHMKRIFGIIVPNLSNDVQVITSEMYRADDEVKRFGLTSEPRIALSVGMLDTGIDVPEVCNLVFVKPVFSHIRFWQMVGRGTRNREACKHPIWLPNREKNDFLILDFKIGGHSNVYYHQFEETKEKSAAKDVITRIFENRVKLLQKSLDEDQKKIISNKIIASIDELDKESFILREKLPTLEKIKGESFNLQNYVNELMREIAPLMIFNQGRNANISSFILQTEKLFGYVLDRKKDLIENVRHYVQEMCENILRKDNLTEIRKNRDIIIRVLQEDFWEDLTFNDVEFLVVQIAPLMKYYEPEPTKIVQVDAPDIVLLREKYLMEIKEDEELKKFLNVNPIIRKIRDGEGITPPELAELEFELSSLRPGLTVDNVQKYQNIDFLSFLHKIMGLTEKSDPKELIEYEFDQYVLAKTEYNSKQLAFLAVLKKVFANRKRIGLPDLANPPLSNERPLDFFKIEELKLIIEKCNRIKMR; encoded by the coding sequence ATGGGCGAAAAACGCACCAGAGAAAAATACATTGATCCTGAGATATCGAAGAGAAAATGGATTCCAAAATACGTTGAAGAAGAAGTCAATTCCGTCAAGTCCGATTTTGTCGACAAAAAACTTGTGTTCTATGATGGCCACCCTGAGAAAGGTGTTGACAGATTCATAGACTATGTATTGCTCGATGAAGATTATTCGGTTTTAGCCATCATCGAAGCAAAAGATTTTTCCAAAAATGAGGAAAAGGGACGAATTCAAGCTAGAACATACGCAAAAGACATTGAAAAACAAACCACTAAGAAAGTGCCTATTTTTCTTACGAATGGCAAAATCTGGCGTTTCATTGATGAAGATGGAATAGAGCGCAAGGTCAGTGGTGTCTTTAGTCAAGAGGATCTCAGGCGAAGAGGAGATCTCTATGGCAAAAAGAGAAATCCATCTGACGCAAAATTTGAATCACGGATAATTGATCGATCTAAGAACAGATACTTGGTTCAGAAGTTAAGTGAACACTTCTCAGAAGGACATAGAAAAGCTCTTGTTGAGATGGCCACGGGCACTGGGAAAACAAGAGTTGCGATGGCGATTATTGATCGCCTTATAAATTCCAATATGGTTCGAAACGCTTTGTTCATTGCCGATCGAACTGCTCTTGTGAACCAGGCAGAATCAAGCGGATTTCAACAGTTTTTTACCGAGCCAGTTGTAGATCTTCGTAAGGGTTTTTCTACTACTGGGAGATTGTATGTTTCCACAGTGCAAACACTGATGAGTGGCAAGCCAAGGCTAGCTGAACAGTTTAGTCCTGGTTTTTTTGACATAATTGTTTTTGATGAAGCTCATAGATCCTATTATGACAAGAATAATTTCATTGACGAATATTTCGATGCCATCAAAATAGGACTTACTGCCACACCTAGAGAACACGAAACAAAAAACACTTACGACCTATTTGGGTGTGAGCAAGGTAAGCCAACAGTAGAGTATTCCTATGATGAAGCCATTATCGACAAGATTCTAGTTCCGTACAAAGCGGAAATAATAGACACTGAGAGATTGTCTCTCGGCATCAAAGGCTCGACATTGACGGAAGCTTTGAAGGATCAACTCAGACGGCAGGAAGTCAATCCAGAGCAAGCCGAATATGCTGGTTCAGATTTTGATCGGGTGTTCATGGACGACAAGACCAATGAAGTGATAATTAGAGAATTTATGAATAGTTGTTACAAATCTGATGAAGGCAAGCCTTGTAAATCTATATTCTTTTGTGCGAGTCAGAGACACGCCCAACACATGAAAAGAATCTTTGGAATCATTGTTCCGAATCTCAGCAATGACGTTCAGGTTATTACGTCTGAAATGTATCGGGCAGACGATGAGGTAAAACGGTTTGGCTTAACATCTGAGCCAAGGATTGCTTTGTCTGTTGGCATGCTAGATACGGGCATAGATGTTCCAGAAGTGTGCAACCTAGTCTTCGTTAAGCCAGTTTTTTCCCATATCCGGTTCTGGCAAATGGTAGGAAGAGGAACAAGAAACCGAGAAGCCTGTAAGCATCCTATTTGGTTGCCGAATAGAGAGAAGAATGATTTTCTAATTCTTGATTTCAAGATAGGAGGGCATTCTAATGTCTATTATCATCAGTTCGAAGAAACAAAAGAAAAATCCGCTGCTAAAGATGTTATTACTCGGATATTCGAAAACAGAGTGAAACTCTTACAAAAATCCCTTGATGAAGATCAAAAGAAAATCATCTCAAACAAGATTATAGCATCTATAGACGAGTTGGATAAAGAATCCTTCATTCTGCGGGAGAAACTGCCAACACTTGAAAAAATAAAAGGAGAATCATTTAATCTCCAGAATTATGTCAATGAACTAATGAGAGAGATAGCACCTCTAATGATCTTTAATCAGGGCAGGAATGCGAATATTTCCTCTTTCATACTTCAGACAGAAAAACTGTTTGGCTATGTTTTAGACAGAAAGAAAGACCTGATAGAAAACGTCAGACACTATGTTCAGGAGATGTGCGAGAATATTCTCCGAAAAGATAATCTAACGGAAATAAGGAAAAACAGAGACATTATAATACGTGTACTGCAAGAGGATTTCTGGGAAGACCTAACATTCAATGACGTTGAGTTCTTAGTGGTACAAATCGCACCATTAATGAAATATTATGAACCAGAGCCAACGAAAATCGTCCAGGTGGATGCTCCTGACATTGTCTTGCTCAGAGAAAAATACCTAATGGAAATCAAGGAAGATGAAGAGTTGAAGAAATTCCTGAACGTAAATCCTATTATCAGGAAGATTCGTGATGGTGAAGGAATAACGCCACCTGAATTGGCGGAATTGGAGTTCGAGCTGTCTTCATTGAGACCTGGTCTCACAGTTGATAATGTTCAAAAGTATCAGAATATTGATTTTCTGTCGTTTCTGCATAAAATAATGGGTCTTACAGAGAAATCCGATCCAAAAGAACTAATCGAATATGAGTTTGACCAATATGTCCTTGCCAAAACAGAATACAATTCTAAGCAATTGGCATTTCTAGCCGTGTTGAAAAAGGTCTTTGCCAATAGAAAACGCATCGGACTCCCGGATCTGGCAAATCCACCTTTATCCAATGAGCGTCCTCTTGATTTTTTCAAGATAGAGGAATTGAAACTCATTATTGAAAAATGTAATCGAATCAAGATGCGATAA
- a CDS encoding class I SAM-dependent DNA methyltransferase produces the protein MLDTELKSKINQLWDKFWSGGISDPLVAITQMSYLIFMRRLEDEDIGREQNAQLSGEHYESVFKVNDDCRWSEWTNLPSNQILDHVRDKVFPFLRTLGGEDSLYAQYMKHAVFTIPTPSLLIEAVKIINDMHIKEQNRDAKGDLYEYLLSELKTAGKNGQFRTPRHIIKMMVSLVDPEIGDSICDPACGTAGFLIVAYEHILRNNTSKEFIKTDELGNEYGSKGDKLEKRQWNLLLEHTFYGYDFDTTMLRISLMNMMMHGIERPNIREQNTLSSRYNQEKNRYDVVLANPPFKGSINESEISREFSITTKKTEILFLELMYNILSGGGRCAVIVPDGVLFGNSRAHKKIKGKLLEECRMDAVISMPSGVFKPYAGVSTAVLVFTKGEPTKRVWFYDMKADGYSLDDKRTFLDGKGDIPDILSKFSKRDLERFEDRKASCFFVPIEEIKENGYDLSVSRYRELEYEEVVYENPEVIKQKILELENKIVETLRTIS, from the coding sequence ATGCTAGATACAGAACTGAAATCGAAAATAAACCAATTATGGGATAAATTTTGGAGCGGAGGAATATCGGATCCTCTTGTTGCCATTACTCAGATGTCGTATCTGATTTTCATGAGGAGACTGGAAGATGAAGATATCGGCAGGGAACAAAATGCTCAACTAAGCGGAGAGCATTATGAATCCGTCTTCAAGGTTAATGATGATTGCAGGTGGTCGGAATGGACGAATCTTCCTTCTAACCAAATCTTAGACCATGTTAGAGACAAAGTGTTTCCATTCCTTAGAACACTTGGTGGAGAAGACTCCCTATATGCTCAATATATGAAACATGCTGTGTTCACTATCCCAACGCCTTCCCTTCTTATTGAAGCTGTGAAAATAATCAATGATATGCATATCAAGGAACAAAACAGGGATGCAAAAGGAGATCTATACGAATATCTACTTTCAGAATTGAAAACCGCCGGAAAAAACGGGCAGTTCAGAACACCGAGACACATAATAAAGATGATGGTTTCCCTAGTAGATCCAGAGATCGGCGATAGTATTTGCGATCCTGCTTGTGGAACTGCGGGTTTCTTGATTGTTGCTTATGAACATATCCTGAGAAATAACACTTCAAAGGAATTCATCAAAACAGATGAGTTAGGAAACGAATACGGGTCTAAAGGAGATAAACTGGAAAAAAGACAGTGGAATCTGCTGTTAGAACATACTTTCTATGGATATGATTTTGACACGACAATGCTAAGAATATCACTTATGAACATGATGATGCATGGAATTGAAAGACCTAACATAAGAGAACAGAACACGCTTTCCAGTAGATATAACCAAGAAAAGAATCGCTATGACGTAGTTTTGGCGAATCCACCATTCAAGGGAAGTATCAACGAATCGGAGATTAGTAGAGAATTTTCAATCACAACTAAGAAGACAGAGATTCTTTTCCTTGAACTGATGTACAACATCCTCTCAGGTGGCGGAAGATGTGCAGTTATTGTGCCAGACGGAGTGTTATTCGGTAATTCTAGAGCACACAAAAAGATTAAGGGAAAATTACTTGAGGAATGTCGCATGGATGCAGTCATATCAATGCCTTCAGGCGTATTCAAACCCTATGCAGGGGTATCTACGGCGGTTCTAGTCTTTACAAAAGGAGAACCCACTAAGAGAGTGTGGTTCTATGATATGAAAGCTGACGGCTACAGTCTTGATGATAAGAGAACTTTCCTAGACGGAAAGGGCGATATTCCCGATATATTGAGTAAATTCAGCAAAAGAGATCTCGAGCGATTCGAAGATAGAAAAGCCAGCTGCTTCTTTGTTCCCATTGAAGAAATAAAGGAAAATGGTTATGACCTAAGCGTTTCAAGATACAGAGAACTTGAGTACGAAGAAGTTGTCTACGAAAACCCTGAAGTAATCAAACAGAAAATTCTAGAGCTGGAAAACAAGATTGTTGAAACCTTACGAACCATTTCTTGA
- a CDS encoding ABC transporter ATP-binding protein: protein MLAVETENLVKKYGKATALKGLDFTVDEKEIMVLLGPNGSGKTTLLLILATVLKPTSGVARVKGLDVITQPTRVRQILGISFQEARGFWRHKPPEILRFHATICGVPKSKREPMIEQILKELELWDARNKLFMHLSGGQGKRLEVAKVLIQRPPFAIFDEPSSQVDLRGKRTIWEHIRKLREEGTTILVATNEVREAEYLADRVTVLDQGKSVVCDTVRSLKDKIAGGDIVELQVEASDKTGLLEALEKIEGTVKVASTEENQFRAYVSMAESWVPKMTRLCYKKNVRVVSVRVTEPSLDDVFLHFTGRALEATPTVG, encoded by the coding sequence ATGCTTGCAGTAGAGACAGAGAACCTCGTGAAAAAGTACGGCAAAGCAACGGCACTCAAAGGGTTAGACTTCACTGTCGACGAAAAAGAAATCATGGTTCTGCTAGGTCCAAACGGTTCAGGAAAGACCACTCTTCTTCTCATTCTAGCCACGGTGCTCAAGCCAACGTCAGGCGTGGCACGCGTCAAGGGCTTGGACGTTATAACGCAGCCAACTCGTGTCCGCCAAATCCTAGGCATCTCTTTTCAAGAGGCTCGTGGTTTTTGGCGCCACAAACCACCAGAAATACTGCGATTTCACGCCACCATATGCGGAGTTCCAAAGAGCAAACGAGAACCCATGATCGAACAAATTCTGAAGGAATTGGAACTATGGGATGCGCGAAACAAGCTTTTCATGCATTTGTCAGGTGGACAAGGAAAACGATTGGAAGTTGCCAAAGTGTTGATTCAACGTCCGCCATTCGCCATTTTCGATGAACCAAGCAGCCAAGTCGACCTCCGTGGCAAGCGCACAATATGGGAGCACATACGAAAACTAAGGGAAGAAGGCACAACCATACTCGTAGCCACAAACGAAGTCCGCGAAGCAGAATACCTAGCCGACCGAGTCACAGTTCTGGATCAGGGAAAAAGCGTTGTATGCGACACCGTACGTAGCTTGAAAGACAAGATTGCCGGGGGCGACATAGTTGAACTGCAAGTTGAAGCCTCAGACAAAACTGGCTTGCTAGAAGCGCTGGAGAAAATAGAAGGCACGGTGAAAGTTGCGTCCACCGAAGAGAATCAGTTTCGCGCCTACGTGTCAATGGCAGAGTCGTGGGTCCCAAAAATGACCAGACTATGCTACAAAAAGAACGTACGCGTAGTGTCGGTAAGAGTGACCGAACCATCCCTAGACGACGTCTTTCTGCACTTCACAGGTCGCGCTCTGGAGGCAACACCAACAGTTGGGTAA
- a CDS encoding ATP-binding protein, with protein sequence MTVVDERTQKKLQEILEAIDKRKETFESAIIGLALSKNKENEWRVCFGIIDFQRKGETPIHETKYDYGEFVLIRKTEKIQAALDLASSIFEKQTLKFGDYPEIPLKASMGEVRFLSSRTRYGRFSSEWPMLYAYARIDDSAKGAMPSDSLSKLGLPLFPSGVEAVDSLLELNLPEDWHTIESEIEFRVPDYRARIRYLRLAGKKITLEVETGSIAQTDLRAKFYCKGIDRSYTSDDIPIENGQAVFTADEEPFLVEAHILSAQEGDSIDGKKFDYRYPSREEQVVIEDSEERLLDMISRGENEHVEFKKELDSREFLETVAAFANTYGGSIFLGVDDNCRICGFKEDAEDKIVDMIADSCDPSIDVQIHQEVLHEIPVTIVEIPEGTNKPYVLNNRGIFIRRGASDRQIKRTELDDVYAKKQQRPSSW encoded by the coding sequence ATGACAGTTGTTGATGAGCGAACTCAAAAGAAACTCCAAGAAATACTTGAAGCCATAGATAAGCGCAAAGAGACTTTCGAGAGTGCTATCATAGGGCTAGCTCTGTCCAAAAACAAGGAAAATGAATGGCGAGTATGCTTCGGAATAATAGATTTTCAAAGAAAAGGCGAGACTCCGATACACGAGACAAAATATGACTATGGGGAGTTCGTCCTCATAAGGAAGACGGAAAAGATACAAGCTGCTCTTGACCTTGCTAGCTCGATCTTCGAGAAGCAAACACTGAAGTTTGGCGACTATCCAGAGATTCCTTTAAAAGCTTCCATGGGCGAAGTGAGGTTTCTTTCAAGCCGTACCCGATATGGCCGATTTTCAAGCGAATGGCCGATGCTCTATGCCTACGCTCGCATAGATGATAGTGCAAAGGGAGCAATGCCTTCTGATTCCTTGTCGAAATTAGGGTTACCTTTATTTCCAAGCGGTGTGGAGGCAGTAGACTCACTCCTAGAGTTGAACCTTCCAGAAGACTGGCACACCATAGAAAGCGAAATCGAGTTTCGAGTACCAGATTACCGAGCGCGTATAAGGTATTTGCGACTCGCCGGGAAGAAAATAACTCTGGAAGTAGAGACTGGAAGTATCGCTCAGACCGACTTGCGAGCAAAGTTCTACTGTAAGGGCATAGACCGAAGCTATACTTCAGATGACATCCCCATAGAAAACGGACAAGCTGTATTCACGGCAGATGAAGAACCCTTTCTCGTTGAGGCTCACATTCTCTCAGCCCAAGAGGGAGATAGCATAGATGGCAAGAAGTTCGACTACAGATATCCGTCAAGGGAAGAACAGGTAGTAATAGAGGATAGCGAGGAACGACTTCTTGACATGATCAGCAGAGGAGAAAACGAACACGTAGAGTTCAAGAAAGAACTCGACTCCAGAGAGTTCTTGGAAACAGTAGCAGCATTTGCCAACACGTATGGTGGATCCATTTTCCTTGGAGTTGATGACAATTGCCGGATCTGCGGTTTCAAGGAAGACGCTGAAGACAAGATTGTGGACATGATAGCTGATAGTTGTGATCCTTCGATCGATGTGCAGATTCACCAAGAAGTTCTACACGAAATACCCGTCACTATCGTGGAGATTCCTGAGGGTACAAACAAGCCCTACGTTTTGAACAACAGGGGAATATTCATTAGAAGAGGAGCTTCGGACAGACAGATTAAGAGAACCGAGTTGGACGATGTCTACGCGAAGAAGCAACAGCGACCTTCGTCTTGGTGA
- a CDS encoding N-6 DNA methylase, with translation MSEESEELRELVRRTRVNKYSQSDPVGLLMRMIEEIRMRTHHHNYRCWEMMVEYIAKWLVLNKKTGLASHGPLRGFQGLDLKKDPIYEHLERQDLFQHYYVAGKASPWDHIGEVWCEKLELVREGQNPTPRAIVEMMTTMTYGNWNPEAELLCWESYRQYVIDYWLEYHSPPRHIEPLRFPLKTQLDPCTGTGRFLIVASQMMPKAPLVMFGIEVNISLYQACLVNMALFSNHPYSIICADTLSLDYEETGPGSQIWDLGNRWDPPDMTPFYWKEPPITAHKFSLKAFTELPKEKLEPVAPVMTTPIKKSDQ, from the coding sequence ATGAGTGAAGAATCCGAAGAACTACGAGAATTAGTGCGCAGAACTCGAGTGAACAAATATTCACAAAGCGACCCTGTAGGCTTGCTTATGAGAATGATCGAAGAAATCAGAATGAGAACTCACCACCACAATTACCGTTGCTGGGAAATGATGGTGGAATACATAGCAAAATGGCTGGTTCTCAACAAGAAAACAGGCTTAGCAAGCCATGGCCCACTACGAGGATTCCAAGGATTAGACCTGAAAAAGGACCCAATATACGAGCATCTGGAACGACAAGACCTATTCCAACACTATTATGTAGCAGGCAAAGCGTCGCCGTGGGATCACATAGGCGAAGTTTGGTGTGAAAAACTCGAGCTGGTCCGGGAAGGTCAGAATCCGACGCCCAGAGCCATTGTTGAAATGATGACTACAATGACTTACGGAAACTGGAACCCCGAAGCCGAATTGCTATGCTGGGAATCCTACCGTCAATACGTAATAGACTATTGGCTGGAATATCATTCGCCGCCCAGACACATCGAACCTTTGCGATTTCCATTGAAAACCCAGCTCGACCCATGTACGGGCACTGGAAGATTTCTCATCGTCGCCTCTCAGATGATGCCGAAGGCACCGCTTGTCATGTTCGGAATAGAAGTGAACATATCGCTTTACCAAGCATGCCTAGTAAATATGGCGCTCTTCAGCAACCATCCATACAGCATAATCTGTGCCGACACGCTCAGTCTAGACTATGAGGAAACTGGACCAGGCAGCCAAATATGGGATTTAGGCAACCGTTGGGACCCACCCGACATGACACCGTTCTACTGGAAAGAGCCGCCTATCACAGCGCACAAGTTCTCGCTGAAAGCATTCACCGAGCTACCGAAAGAAAAACTTGAACCAGTTGCACCAGTAATGACAACACCAATCAAGAAATCAGACCAATAA
- a CDS encoding restriction endonuclease subunit S has translation MKLPNGGQEVKIQEIARVDSGQGAPQGEEWYVGNEVFVKAGDLNSLTEGKYVGEHCKRVNDNAVTQYKLRKYPKNSIVFPKSGMSVKTDNIALLKYDSYVVNHLAIIQVNGNDEDLVKYLYYSLKEAKISKLSLNDSYPSIRLSDIKRYRVVIPPHPQLRKMVAILERADQLKQWRKESDKLSEDYPNSVFLEMFGDPKNNPKHWDVIKINDAIEYSQYGTSVKSNSDGRGYPVVGMGNITYDGRLDLSNHSYVELPREEFEKLKLHKDDVIFNRTNSTELVGKTACWDMDLDAVLASYLVKLKLRENINPVFFTHLLNTRFFKQLFSIRCRKAVNQSNISPTLLKKFSMYLPPVELQNKFASTANQVEQMRAHQRKSQKQIDNLFNALVQKVFRG, from the coding sequence ATGAAACTGCCAAACGGGGGGCAAGAGGTAAAGATCCAAGAAATTGCAAGGGTTGATTCAGGTCAAGGAGCCCCACAAGGCGAAGAATGGTACGTTGGAAATGAAGTCTTCGTGAAAGCAGGTGATCTGAATTCTCTAACTGAAGGTAAATACGTGGGAGAGCACTGCAAAAGGGTGAACGATAACGCAGTTACCCAGTACAAGTTAAGAAAATATCCTAAGAACTCTATAGTATTTCCAAAGAGTGGAATGTCTGTTAAAACTGACAATATTGCACTACTGAAATATGACTCATATGTAGTCAATCATCTTGCGATAATACAGGTGAACGGCAATGATGAAGATCTGGTAAAATATCTTTACTATTCACTGAAAGAGGCCAAAATATCGAAACTATCCCTAAATGATAGCTACCCGTCAATTAGACTTAGCGACATAAAGAGATACAGGGTTGTTATTCCACCTCATCCTCAATTGAGAAAAATGGTTGCAATTCTTGAAAGGGCAGATCAACTGAAACAATGGAGAAAGGAATCTGATAAGTTATCTGAGGATTATCCCAATAGTGTTTTCTTGGAGATGTTTGGAGATCCAAAGAACAATCCAAAACACTGGGATGTTATCAAGATTAACGATGCCATTGAATATTCCCAGTATGGGACCTCAGTCAAATCTAATTCAGATGGAAGAGGTTATCCAGTTGTTGGAATGGGCAACATTACATATGATGGTCGTCTTGATCTTTCAAATCACTCTTATGTAGAACTACCAAGGGAAGAATTCGAGAAACTAAAACTCCACAAGGATGATGTAATTTTCAATAGGACAAATTCCACTGAACTAGTTGGCAAAACTGCATGTTGGGATATGGATCTTGACGCAGTCCTGGCGTCTTATCTTGTGAAGCTGAAACTAAGAGAGAACATAAACCCTGTATTCTTTACACACTTGCTGAATACCCGATTCTTCAAGCAACTATTCTCTATACGCTGTAGAAAGGCCGTAAACCAGTCAAATATCAGTCCAACTCTCTTGAAGAAATTCAGTATGTATTTGCCCCCTGTTGAGCTTCAGAACAAGTTTGCTTCCACAGCCAACCAAGTTGAACAAATGAGAGCTCATCAAAGAAAATCACAAAAACAGATTGATAACCTATTCAATGCTTTGGTGCAAAAAGTGTTTAGAGGTTAG
- a CDS encoding tyrosine-type recombinase/integrase, with product MSAQEFLDYIAKSKAKNTNKSYRNAVRKFAEWYKGTYSVEQLNEILQERKDSMQGKGPQEKRRFERLVEEWHRTQLNSGASINSARNRYVAVTQFFKFFDLDLNTAVIPSEVKKTMISEKDYPLTVEDLRAMHKVADLRGRTILLMAKDLGQRLSDFKMIKVEQLPNLDSEPPIPFSIETGKEHVQTKGFLSAETVQALKTYLETLRKRKKPSPFLWPSNGKHPLDEDSFGVWLKNLAEKAGIKTGNQKLTFHCFRRLLMRAAIETGVGLTAAKLMVGKAVEKSDETYIAKARLDKVFTKLSKYLNVTGTVEERKPLQDLIVQQEKEISSLRKRIEAIVEQIKEYEETFDSVVREFATLILVLAERLGDETTLRMLHEAKERLDQKLVEKVQE from the coding sequence ATGAGTGCTCAAGAGTTTCTGGATTACATTGCGAAAAGCAAGGCCAAGAACACTAACAAGTCCTATCGGAATGCTGTCAGAAAATTTGCAGAGTGGTATAAAGGCACGTACTCGGTTGAGCAGCTAAATGAGATTCTGCAAGAGAGAAAAGACTCAATGCAGGGCAAGGGTCCCCAAGAAAAACGAAGATTCGAAAGGCTAGTCGAGGAATGGCACAGAACACAGCTCAACAGCGGGGCCAGCATCAACTCCGCAAGAAACCGCTACGTTGCTGTAACACAGTTTTTCAAGTTCTTTGATCTAGACCTGAACACAGCTGTTATCCCGAGCGAGGTAAAGAAAACCATGATCTCAGAGAAAGATTATCCGCTTACGGTTGAAGACCTCAGGGCGATGCATAAAGTTGCTGACCTTCGGGGCAGAACCATTCTGCTTATGGCAAAAGATCTGGGACAGCGCCTTAGCGACTTCAAAATGATCAAGGTTGAACAGCTGCCGAACTTGGACTCTGAACCGCCAATTCCGTTCAGCATCGAAACGGGTAAAGAGCATGTTCAGACGAAGGGCTTCTTGTCCGCAGAGACCGTTCAAGCTCTAAAAACCTATCTCGAGACACTACGGAAGAGAAAGAAGCCTTCCCCGTTTCTTTGGCCGTCGAATGGAAAACACCCGCTTGATGAGGACAGCTTTGGAGTATGGCTGAAGAATTTGGCTGAAAAGGCTGGAATCAAGACCGGTAATCAGAAGTTGACTTTTCACTGTTTCAGACGTTTGCTCATGCGGGCCGCTATCGAAACAGGCGTTGGCTTAACAGCGGCCAAATTGATGGTTGGAAAAGCTGTTGAAAAAAGTGACGAAACATACATTGCGAAAGCTAGGCTGGATAAGGTATTCACAAAACTCAGCAAATACCTCAACGTAACGGGTACAGTCGAAGAGAGAAAACCACTGCAAGACTTGATAGTTCAACAAGAGAAAGAAATATCGAGCCTCCGGAAACGTATCGAGGCAATTGTGGAGCAAATAAAGGAATACGAAGAGACCTTTGATTCAGTTGTAAGAGAATTCGCAACTCTGATTTTGGTGCTTGCTGAACGACTTGGTGATGAAACAACGCTCCGAATGCTGCATGAGGCAAAAGAAAGGCTTGACCAGAAACTTGTGGAGAAAGTGCAAGAGTGA